The Laspinema palackyanum D2c DNA segment TTACATTACCATAAATTTTTATAACGGATAAATGTATGCATAGTTCTTTGGCTGAATCGGAAATTCAGCAGTCTGAATGGTTAGAAGAAGTACCTAATTTCTCTCCCCTAGTTCATGCAAAGAAGCTAGAAAATGAAGCTCAAGAAATGCTGGAGGCGATTAACCAAGAATTACGAAATTTAATGAGAATTGTCAACCCGGATGAAAAATCTCATTACCGAAGCTATACCAATCATTCCCGTCTAATAGCATTAGAAAAACATCAAAAATGGTTGGCAAATAACTGGCCAAAATACAGCCATGTGTTTGCCGAACCACAAGAAGTCGATCCTAGTGCGATTAAACCCCGCTTAGAATTGATAGAACAGCGATCACAGCGGGATATTTTTCGGGTAGCTCGTTTATACTGGAACCTGCCATACAGTCGGGGCTACGGTAGAAGATTAGAATATTTATTGTGGGATGATTCTAATGAAAAATTAATGGGGCTTCTCGGTTTACAATCAGCACCCATTGCTTTGTCAGCCAGGGATCGAAAGTTTAACATTCCTCGTGACAAAGAACGGAAAATTGAAATTGTGAACCAGACGATGGATGCCTACACATTAGGTGCCTTGCCACCCTACAGTGATTTACTGGCAGGAAAACTGGTTGTTTTAGCAGCAGCATCACAAGAAGTAAGAAAAGATTATGAACGTCGTTACGAAGGACGAAAAACGGTGATGAGAGAGAGAGTGCTCCCTGCAATTTTGATAGGGATAACTACCCTCAGTGCCTTTGGAAGAAGCTCTTTGTACAATAGGGTTAGCAAAGGAAGTAATGGTAAGCAAAACCAATGGGCGACTATTTCTCTTGGAGCCTGTGAAGGCTGGGGTACTCTACATTTTAGCGATGCTCTATACGCTAAAATGAAAACTTTTCACAAGCAGCTTTTTCCTGACAAACCGCTGAGAGGTTTTGGCACAGGTCCCAAAATAAGGCTCCAAGTCACTAAGCGAGTCCTGAAAAACCTTGGCTTACCAGAAGGCAAACTGACTCGGCATAATCTTAAACGTGAAGTTTTTATGATCCCTCACGTGGAAAATCTCGATGAGGTCTTGAGTGGAACTGGAGAAGCACCAATTTACAATGACGACCCTTTTGATGAATTGGCAACCTTTTGGAAAGAACGTTATTGTTTGCCTCGTTCTTCCCTGCGATGCTCTATAGAAGGAAAACATACGATTGCTCTAGCTATCGGGGTTTTATGAAAAAAGTACCCTACATTACTGATGAATCTAGGGTACTGGCTTCCCTTATGGTTGAGAAATAAAAAATTTTGATAGACCAAGTGGCCTATAGATAATTTTCAATTTGAACGGAAACGATCTTTTTAGGTGAGCCGTAAGCAATAACACCACCTCCAATAGGAGCAGAGGCTAAATCATTGCGATAGCCTGATAAGGCTGGACAAGCATCTGCAAGATGTCGAAAATCGTTAGCGTGTTCTAAGGGAAGGACGAGGAAACCATCAAATTGACCTAGAAGTTCTTTTTGAATTGCCTGTGGACGTTGGGTAATGGCAAGTAGGCCAATCTGATAACTGCGGCCAGTAAAGGCAATTTTGGCAAAAATGGAGTCGGGGTCGGCTACTTTGTCCTGAGAAAGGAGGTACTGAGCTTCTTCTATCGCCGCCACAACTGGGATCATGCGATCGCGTTGCTCTTTACTCCCGCTCGCCATTGCTTGATTATGTCGGAAAATATGGTACAAGAGAACGACTGTGAGCATTTCACGCTCGTGATCTTCTAGTTGGTTTTTGTCTACTATAATCGTGCAGCCTTCCCGCAGGTATTGAAGGAGCTTACCCGTGCAGTCACCATAACTGGCATTCCTAGTCATAAATGGCATTTTCAAAAGTCGCTGCACTGCACGACGGATGTAAGATAAGCGATCTCGCAAACCTTTATCAATATCCTCTTCCTCATTAATCTCTTCTCCTTTTTTAACCTTTTTTTTGCCAGTAGCACTATAAAACATTGGGCCATATTTCCGGCCCCAGATTACAGTGTTGGGCATACCATACTCATCCACTGCTAACAGATCGCTAAAAAACTCTGATGATTTTCTTCCGGTATCTTCTATCAACCGCACTACATTCGTTTGAGCTTCAGTCAGGTTAGCCAAGTCACACAATACTGACAGAGATAGAGTTTCTAGCGGTAATTGCAAATTAACAATATCCCTAATTCGATGGGTATGCTCTCTATACTCATCAGGATTGCAACTCAGAATAACAAGCTTGTCTTTAGATACCGCTCCCAACTTAGAGATCAATCCCGGTACAGTTTCCCCAGATTGATTATAAGTATCGAAGGGATATTCCATCTTAAAATCATCGACTAGAAACCCCACTTGACGGTTCTCCTGTTTGGAAGACATGGCGCGTAGATGACCGTCGAGGAGTTGACGCATAGCGGTAGACTTGCCTTTCCCAGTTTGACCCACTATTAAAAACCTTTTACCCACTAACTCCACTGTAGAAAAACGCACGGGTACATGGGGTCGGTTTTCTCGGCCCACACGAAGCGAACCAATATCTACACCGATTTGCCACTCACTCGCCATCAACTTTTCCGTATGGCTACTGGCTTCAACTACCGTGGTCGTGTACTTACTTGGACGATATCCTCGTTCTGTAATTTCTCGTTCTTGAATTTCCCCCAGCAGGGTACAAATCGCTAGATTTTTGCAAAGAGCGCGGAAAGTTGGATCGTCAACTTCTTTATCCGGTCGCCGTCGCAGCAAATCTAACATTTGAGCGTGTTCTGTCTTATGAGGAAAAGCATAGTCTATATCAACTACCATCAATAAATAATGGCGATGCGTCCGATTGTCTTTTGCTTCGAGTAAATCACCAACCCTGCAATCAAAATTTACGTCTAGTTCAACTTGATAACGCTTTTGATCGCCGTCCGATTGAGTGCCTACAACGAAATTAATTTCTTGGGGTTGTGGAACTTCTCTGGGTGGAAAAAACTCCATCAATGTATTATTCGAGGCTCCAGAGG contains these protein-coding regions:
- a CDS encoding Druantia anti-phage system protein DruA; translation: MAESEIQQSEWLEEVPNFSPLVHAKKLENEAQEMLEAINQELRNLMRIVNPDEKSHYRSYTNHSRLIALEKHQKWLANNWPKYSHVFAEPQEVDPSAIKPRLELIEQRSQRDIFRVARLYWNLPYSRGYGRRLEYLLWDDSNEKLMGLLGLQSAPIALSARDRKFNIPRDKERKIEIVNQTMDAYTLGALPPYSDLLAGKLVVLAAASQEVRKDYERRYEGRKTVMRERVLPAILIGITTLSAFGRSSLYNRVSKGSNGKQNQWATISLGACEGWGTLHFSDALYAKMKTFHKQLFPDKPLRGFGTGPKIRLQVTKRVLKNLGLPEGKLTRHNLKREVFMIPHVENLDEVLSGTGEAPIYNDDPFDELATFWKERYCLPRSSLRCSIEGKHTIALAIGVL
- a CDS encoding ATP-binding protein — its product is MTEAKNITTTSGASNNTLMEFFPPREVPQPQEINFVVGTQSDGDQKRYQVELDVNFDCRVGDLLEAKDNRTHRHYLLMVVDIDYAFPHKTEHAQMLDLLRRRPDKEVDDPTFRALCKNLAICTLLGEIQEREITERGYRPSKYTTTVVEASSHTEKLMASEWQIGVDIGSLRVGRENRPHVPVRFSTVELVGKRFLIVGQTGKGKSTAMRQLLDGHLRAMSSKQENRQVGFLVDDFKMEYPFDTYNQSGETVPGLISKLGAVSKDKLVILSCNPDEYREHTHRIRDIVNLQLPLETLSLSVLCDLANLTEAQTNVVRLIEDTGRKSSEFFSDLLAVDEYGMPNTVIWGRKYGPMFYSATGKKKVKKGEEINEEEDIDKGLRDRLSYIRRAVQRLLKMPFMTRNASYGDCTGKLLQYLREGCTIIVDKNQLEDHEREMLTVVLLYHIFRHNQAMASGSKEQRDRMIPVVAAIEEAQYLLSQDKVADPDSIFAKIAFTGRSYQIGLLAITQRPQAIQKELLGQFDGFLVLPLEHANDFRHLADACPALSGYRNDLASAPIGGGVIAYGSPKKIVSVQIENYL